One genomic segment of Atribacterota bacterium includes these proteins:
- a CDS encoding alpha-1,4-glucan--maltose-1-phosphate maltosyltransferase has product MTQLRDINGKQRVVIENVQPEINNGKFNIKRTEGERIVVSADIYADGHDQLLANLLFRKQGDQKWEKKPMEFIVNDFWQASFSVSQSGIYEYTVEAMIDHLSTWWKDIQKKSTVGNNIIIDIKSGLSILAESMKQIQEPDKKAEIQKVITLIQIGKEQDTLIKKLKNILTDEFLQKYPVQNHITYYNNILKVTVDRKRAGYSAWYEIFPRSCSDKAGQHGNFQDVLQKIPEIAQMGFDVLYFPPIHPIGIIHRKGKNNSVITGKNDPGSPWAIGSKLGGHMAIHPQLGDFSDFQKVVQKAAEYEMEIALDLAFQCSPDHPYIKEHPEWFRWRVDGTIQYAENPPKKYEDIVPLNFETENWQSLWEELKNIVIFWIKQGVKIFRVDNPHTKPFLFWEWLINNIKKDYPDILFLAEAFTRPKVMYRLAKLGFTQSYTYFTWRNTKQELIEYLTELTQTPVKDFFRPNFWPNTPDILSEYLQADSSPAFIIRFILAATLSSNYGIYGPPYERFINKAINGKEEYYNSEKYELKSWAPEEVKESTRNLFTKINKIRKENPEFHKTNNINFLPVENNQLLYYVKFNEQKTDAILIIVNLDPNYTQSGWIKVPLYELGISEDHSFLAHDLLGGGQYVWQGEYNYVELNPHILPAHIIRIKKHLKKENQFDYFN; this is encoded by the coding sequence ATTACACAGTTAAGAGATATTAACGGAAAACAAAGGGTTGTAATTGAAAATGTACAACCTGAAATAAATAATGGTAAATTCAACATTAAAAGAACTGAGGGGGAGAGAATTGTAGTTTCTGCTGATATTTATGCTGACGGACATGACCAGCTTCTGGCAAATCTGCTCTTTCGAAAACAGGGGGACCAGAAATGGGAAAAGAAGCCAATGGAATTCATTGTAAATGATTTTTGGCAGGCTTCCTTTTCAGTCAGCCAATCTGGAATATATGAATACACCGTGGAGGCAATGATTGACCATCTTTCAACCTGGTGGAAGGATATTCAAAAAAAGTCAACAGTCGGCAATAATATTATTATTGATATAAAAAGCGGCCTTTCCATCCTGGCTGAATCTATGAAACAGATTCAGGAGCCGGATAAGAAAGCGGAGATTCAAAAGGTAATTACACTTATTCAAATAGGTAAAGAACAGGATACTTTAATTAAAAAATTAAAAAATATTTTAACTGATGAATTTTTACAAAAATACCCTGTACAAAACCATATCACTTATTACAATAACATTTTAAAAGTGACTGTGGATAGAAAAAGAGCCGGTTATAGCGCATGGTATGAAATTTTTCCCCGCTCCTGCTCAGACAAGGCAGGACAACATGGTAATTTCCAGGATGTCTTGCAAAAAATACCGGAAATTGCCCAGATGGGTTTCGATGTATTATATTTTCCACCAATACATCCTATTGGTATCATCCACCGTAAAGGGAAAAATAATTCTGTCATTACAGGTAAAAATGATCCGGGCAGTCCCTGGGCTATCGGGAGCAAATTGGGTGGACATATGGCCATTCACCCCCAACTTGGAGACTTTTCTGATTTTCAGAAAGTAGTCCAAAAAGCAGCTGAATATGAGATGGAAATCGCCCTGGATTTAGCATTCCAATGTTCACCCGATCATCCTTATATAAAAGAACACCCTGAATGGTTTCGCTGGCGTGTAGACGGAACAATTCAGTATGCTGAAAATCCACCTAAAAAATATGAGGATATTGTCCCTTTAAATTTTGAAACAGAGAACTGGCAAAGCTTATGGGAAGAATTAAAGAACATTGTTATTTTTTGGATTAAACAGGGAGTTAAAATATTTAGAGTTGATAATCCCCACACCAAACCTTTTCTGTTCTGGGAATGGTTAATTAATAATATTAAAAAAGATTATCCGGATATATTATTTCTGGCAGAAGCCTTCACCAGACCTAAAGTAATGTATAGATTAGCTAAACTGGGATTCACTCAATCTTATACTTATTTTACCTGGCGGAATACTAAACAGGAATTAATTGAATATTTAACTGAATTAACCCAAACTCCGGTAAAAGACTTTTTCCGCCCTAATTTTTGGCCTAACACTCCGGATATTCTGTCTGAATACTTACAGGCTGACAGTAGCCCTGCCTTTATTATTAGATTCATACTGGCAGCGACATTGTCATCTAACTACGGTATTTATGGGCCTCCCTATGAGCGATTCATTAACAAGGCTATCAATGGTAAGGAAGAATACTATAATTCAGAAAAGTATGAACTGAAATCCTGGGCACCGGAAGAAGTAAAAGAAAGCACACGCAATCTATTTACCAAAATTAATAAAATTAGAAAGGAAAACCCGGAATTTCATAAAACGAATAATATTAATTTTTTACCAGTGGAAAACAACCAATTACTATACTACGTAAAATTTAATGAACAAAAAACAGATGCTATCCTGATTATTGTTAATCTGGATCCCAACTATACACAGTCGGGCTGGATAAAAGTGCCACTCTATGAACTGGGAATTTCAGAGGACCATTCTTTCCTGGCTCATGATTTATTGGGTGGGGGGCAATATGTCTGGCAGGGTGAATATAATTATGTTGAACTTAACCCTCATATTTTACCAGCACATATAATAAGAATAAAAAAACACTTAAAAAAAGAAAATCAATTTGATTATTTTAACTAG
- a CDS encoding DUF5752 family protein: protein MTEKPAKIDIYQEAESIEQYFYIKNGIPIKNLAELLDQLANMDIEVFNYHVSRKNNDFANWIRDVFGEKELARRMKMSRSPYGMLKSITKFLEN, encoded by the coding sequence ATGACTGAGAAGCCTGCAAAAATTGATATTTACCAGGAAGCGGAATCAATAGAACAGTATTTTTATATAAAAAATGGTATTCCAATAAAAAATTTGGCAGAATTGCTGGATCAACTGGCAAATATGGATATAGAAGTATTTAATTATCATGTGAGCAGAAAAAATAATGATTTTGCTAACTGGATACGGGATGTATTCGGGGAAAAAGAACTGGCAAGAAGGATGAAGATGTCTCGTTCTCCTTATGGTATGTTGAAATCAATTACAAAATTTCTGGAAAATTAA